The proteins below come from a single Asanoa ferruginea genomic window:
- a CDS encoding response regulator transcription factor has translation MTDREAPIRVLIADDQALVRGALAALLSLEPDLEVVAEVGRGDEVVDAARRTAPDVALLDVEMPGGDGIAAAAELAGAVPSCRVLVVTTFGRPGYLRRAMEAGASGFVVKDTPARQLAEAVRRVHAGLRVVDPSLAAETLVAGRSPLTARETDVLRAARDGGTVADLAGVVHLSEGTVRNHLSAAIGKTGSRTRAEAVRIAEQNGWL, from the coding sequence GTGACCGACCGCGAGGCACCCATCCGGGTGCTGATCGCCGACGACCAGGCCCTGGTCCGCGGCGCCCTGGCCGCTTTGCTGTCGCTCGAACCCGACCTGGAGGTCGTCGCCGAGGTGGGCCGCGGCGACGAGGTGGTCGACGCCGCCCGGCGCACCGCACCCGACGTGGCCCTGCTCGACGTGGAGATGCCCGGTGGCGACGGGATCGCCGCGGCGGCGGAGTTGGCCGGCGCGGTGCCCAGCTGCCGGGTGCTGGTGGTCACCACGTTCGGGCGACCCGGCTACCTCCGGCGGGCGATGGAGGCCGGCGCCAGCGGCTTCGTCGTCAAGGACACCCCGGCCCGGCAGCTGGCCGAGGCGGTCCGCCGGGTGCACGCCGGCCTGCGCGTGGTCGACCCGTCGCTGGCCGCGGAGACCCTGGTCGCCGGTCGCAGCCCGCTCACCGCACGGGAAACCGACGTGTTGCGGGCCGCGCGCGACGGTGGCACGGTCGCCGACCTGGCCGGTGTCGTGCATCTGTCCGAGGGCACCGTGCGCAACCATCTCTCGGCGGCGATCGGCAAGACCGGCTCGCGTACCCGGGCCGAAGCCGTGCGGATCGCGGAGCAGAACGGCTGGTTGTGA
- a CDS encoding sensor histidine kinase: MTATSPTTGPAPAGPASARPDEDDERRLRPAEVPGMHTYGPRVPLPSPFFQRGFGWVLGGIWLFYLSQPLGTILRHPDGFAKWFSLGAEVAFGLSYILVFLWMRRMRLEQRDGGLRKALAWLAVMFALALATIPAAGGDWMVGLVYIAAASIMVLPPRAAVAVVGGCAALPLVLPELVPAWKPENALFFSIVLAAFAMFGVTRMIDHNQRLTAANREIARLAVAEERARAARDLHDILGHSLTVITIKAELAGRLLPVAPERAEAEINDLEKLARQALADIRRTVGAYREVCLEEELASARSALSAAGIDAKLPRSVADVPEPRGTLFSWAVREGVTNVVRHSGATRCVISVRPDRVEISDNGRGPSEEGEHGGSGLRGLRERAEACGAQLSVGRAADGSGSGFVLRVSVPA, encoded by the coding sequence ATGACTGCGACGTCCCCGACGACCGGCCCGGCTCCTGCCGGGCCGGCGTCGGCGCGTCCGGACGAGGACGACGAGCGGCGGCTGCGGCCGGCCGAGGTCCCCGGGATGCACACCTACGGCCCTCGGGTGCCGCTGCCGAGCCCGTTCTTCCAGCGCGGCTTCGGCTGGGTGCTCGGCGGCATCTGGCTGTTCTACCTCAGCCAGCCTCTGGGCACGATCCTGCGCCACCCCGACGGGTTCGCGAAGTGGTTCAGCCTGGGCGCGGAGGTGGCGTTCGGCCTGAGCTACATCCTGGTGTTCCTCTGGATGCGCCGGATGCGGCTCGAACAGCGCGACGGCGGGCTGCGCAAGGCGCTGGCCTGGCTGGCGGTGATGTTCGCGCTGGCGCTCGCGACGATCCCGGCCGCCGGCGGCGACTGGATGGTGGGCCTGGTCTACATCGCGGCCGCGTCGATCATGGTGTTGCCGCCCCGCGCGGCGGTGGCGGTAGTCGGCGGGTGCGCCGCCCTGCCGCTGGTGCTGCCCGAGCTGGTGCCGGCCTGGAAGCCGGAGAACGCGCTGTTCTTCTCGATCGTGCTGGCCGCGTTCGCGATGTTCGGCGTGACCCGGATGATCGACCACAACCAGCGGCTGACCGCGGCCAACCGGGAGATCGCCCGGCTCGCCGTCGCGGAGGAGCGCGCCCGCGCCGCCCGCGACCTGCACGACATCCTCGGCCACTCGCTGACTGTCATCACCATCAAGGCCGAGCTCGCCGGCCGGCTGTTGCCAGTCGCCCCGGAGCGCGCCGAGGCCGAGATCAACGACCTGGAGAAGCTGGCCCGGCAGGCGCTGGCCGACATCCGCCGCACGGTCGGCGCCTACCGCGAGGTGTGCCTCGAGGAGGAGCTGGCCAGCGCCCGGTCGGCCCTGTCCGCGGCCGGCATCGACGCGAAGCTCCCGCGCTCGGTCGCCGACGTCCCGGAGCCGCGCGGCACGCTGTTCAGTTGGGCGGTCCGCGAGGGCGTCACCAACGTGGTGCGGCACAGCGGCGCGACCCGCTGCGTGATCAGCGTCCGCCCCGACCGGGTGGAGATCTCCGACAACGGCCGCGGTCCGAGCGAAGAGGGCGAGCACGGCGGCTCCGGGCTGCGCGGCCTGCGCGAGCGGGCCGAGGCGTGCGGCGCCCAGCTCTCCGTCGGTCGCGCCGCCGACGGGTCCGGCTCCGGTTTCGTGCTGCGTGTGAGCGTGCCCGCGTGA
- a CDS encoding ABC transporter permease: MTAATLTRTDVDRRPPMGGFSLTYLALEIRRVLRNRRSLFFILVMPAVFFLLFGLPQKGQNIDQANSAAAIAYIMISLAVYGAMTASTATGGAVAVERAQGWSRQLRLTPLRPPAYVATKVLSALSLSLLSVVVEFIVGGIGGVRMPAHVWLLAGLGAWLGSLVFAALGLFVGYLAPAENVMQFMGPILALLALFGGLFVPLEVLPHVMQTIAKFTPVYGVGSIARSPLTHDFSWVAVLNVVLWTAGFGLGAALLFRRDTARV; this comes from the coding sequence ATGACCGCCGCCACCCTGACCCGCACGGATGTCGACCGGCGCCCGCCGATGGGTGGGTTCTCGCTGACCTACCTGGCCCTGGAGATCCGCCGGGTGCTGCGTAACCGTCGCAGCCTCTTCTTCATCCTGGTCATGCCGGCCGTGTTCTTCCTGCTCTTCGGCCTGCCGCAGAAGGGCCAGAACATCGACCAGGCCAACAGCGCCGCGGCGATCGCGTACATCATGATCAGTTTGGCCGTGTACGGCGCGATGACCGCCTCGACGGCGACCGGTGGCGCGGTGGCCGTGGAGCGGGCCCAGGGCTGGAGCCGCCAGCTCCGGTTGACCCCGCTGCGCCCGCCGGCATACGTGGCCACCAAGGTCCTCTCCGCGCTCTCGCTGAGCCTGCTCTCGGTGGTCGTCGAGTTCATCGTCGGCGGGATCGGCGGCGTGCGGATGCCCGCACACGTCTGGCTGCTGGCGGGCCTCGGCGCCTGGCTCGGCTCCCTGGTCTTCGCCGCCCTCGGGCTCTTCGTGGGCTATCTGGCCCCGGCGGAGAACGTGATGCAATTCATGGGCCCGATCCTCGCGCTGCTCGCGCTTTTCGGCGGCCTGTTCGTGCCGCTCGAGGTGTTGCCACACGTGATGCAGACGATCGCCAAGTTCACTCCGGTGTACGGCGTCGGCTCGATCGCCCGCAGCCCCCTCACGCACGACTTCAGCTGGGTGGCGGTGCTCAACGTGGTGCTCTGGACGGCCGGCTTCGGCCTCGGCGCCGCGCTGCTGTTCCGCCGGGATACCGCGCGGGTCTGA
- a CDS encoding ABC transporter ATP-binding protein: MQTQTLAASQSTGTRAPAVLLRGLTKKFGAVTAVNQLDLRIEQGEVVAFLGPNGAGKTTTIDMMLGLARPTEGTVEVYGHTPTEAINRGKIAAVMQTGGLLKDVTVEEIVRMTASFFSTSRPVAEVLERAGIADIADRRVAKCSGGQQQRLRFALALLPDPDLMVLDEPTTGMDVEGRRDFWNAIRADAQAGRTVLFATHYLEEADAYADRIVLIRKGQVVADGTASEVKALAAGRQVRATLPDADEVRLAALPGVDRAEVRGDTVLLHTSDSDGVARYLLTQTPARDLEITSRNLEDAFLALTSGEDVDLEGKAR; this comes from the coding sequence ATGCAAACGCAAACGCTGGCGGCGAGCCAGTCCACGGGGACCCGCGCTCCGGCCGTACTCCTGCGGGGGTTGACCAAGAAGTTCGGCGCGGTGACCGCCGTCAACCAGCTCGATCTGCGGATCGAGCAGGGCGAGGTGGTCGCGTTTCTCGGCCCGAACGGGGCCGGCAAGACCACGACGATCGACATGATGCTCGGCCTGGCCCGCCCCACCGAGGGCACGGTCGAGGTCTACGGGCACACGCCGACCGAGGCGATCAACCGCGGCAAGATCGCGGCCGTGATGCAGACCGGCGGCCTGCTCAAGGACGTCACGGTCGAGGAGATCGTCCGGATGACCGCGTCCTTCTTCAGCACCTCCCGGCCGGTGGCCGAGGTCCTGGAGCGGGCCGGCATCGCCGACATCGCCGACCGCCGGGTGGCCAAGTGCTCCGGCGGCCAGCAGCAACGGCTCCGGTTCGCGCTGGCGCTGCTGCCCGATCCGGACCTGATGGTGCTGGACGAGCCGACCACGGGGATGGACGTCGAGGGGCGGCGCGACTTCTGGAACGCCATCCGCGCCGACGCCCAGGCCGGCCGCACGGTGCTGTTCGCGACCCACTATCTGGAAGAGGCGGACGCGTACGCCGACCGGATCGTGCTGATCCGCAAGGGCCAGGTGGTCGCGGACGGCACCGCCAGCGAGGTCAAGGCGCTGGCCGCCGGCCGCCAGGTGCGGGCGACCCTGCCCGACGCCGACGAGGTGCGGCTGGCCGCGCTGCCCGGCGTCGACCGCGCCGAGGTGCGTGGCGACACGGTGCTGCTGCACACCAGCGACTCCGACGGGGTCGCCCGCTACCTGCTCACCCAGACGCCGGCCCGCGATCTGGAGATCACCTCGCGCAACCTCGAGGACGCCTTCCTGGCCCTGACCAGCGGCGAAGACGTCGACCTGGAAGGGAAAGCCCGATGA
- the glnA gene encoding type I glutamate--ammonia ligase, translating to MDRQQEFVLRTLEERDIRFVRLWFTDVLGTLKSVSVAPAELESAFDEGIGFDGSAIEGFARVFESDMIAMPDPTTFQVFPFEGGVSGESARMFCDVLLPDRTPSWADPRHVLRRALSRAAEKGFTFYTHPEIEFFLLEDGPNDGSVPVPVDAGGYFDHTTHAVARDFRRQAVLALERIGISVEFSHHEVAPGQQEIDLRYADALTTADNVMTFRHVVKEVALSHGVQATFMPKPFTDQPGSGMHTHLSLFEGERNAFHDASDPMKLSKVARAFIAGLLVHAREYTAVTNQWVNSYKRLFPQALPDRITESPAYVCWGHLNRSALVRVPAYGKPNSARVEVRSIDSAANPYLAFAIMLGAGLKGIEEGYELPPGAEDDVWALSNAERRAAGYETLPENLSEAIDVMAGSELVAEVLGEHVFDYFLRNKRAEWEQYRREVTPYERERYLGAL from the coding sequence GTGGATCGTCAGCAGGAGTTCGTGCTCCGTACGCTGGAGGAGCGCGACATCCGGTTTGTCCGGTTGTGGTTCACCGACGTGCTCGGCACCCTCAAGAGCGTCTCGGTCGCGCCGGCTGAGCTCGAATCCGCTTTCGACGAGGGCATCGGGTTCGACGGCTCCGCGATCGAGGGCTTCGCCCGGGTCTTCGAGTCCGACATGATCGCGATGCCCGACCCCACGACCTTCCAGGTCTTCCCCTTCGAGGGCGGCGTCAGCGGTGAGAGCGCCCGGATGTTCTGCGACGTGCTGCTGCCCGACCGCACCCCGTCCTGGGCCGACCCGCGCCACGTGCTGCGGCGGGCGCTGTCCCGGGCGGCGGAGAAGGGCTTCACCTTCTACACCCACCCCGAGATCGAGTTCTTCCTGCTCGAAGACGGCCCCAACGACGGCTCGGTGCCGGTCCCGGTCGACGCCGGCGGTTATTTCGATCACACCACCCACGCGGTCGCCCGCGACTTCCGCCGCCAGGCGGTGCTGGCGCTGGAGCGGATCGGCATCTCGGTCGAGTTCAGCCACCACGAGGTCGCGCCCGGGCAGCAGGAGATCGACCTGCGCTACGCCGACGCGCTGACCACCGCCGACAACGTGATGACGTTCCGCCACGTGGTCAAGGAGGTGGCGCTCAGCCACGGCGTCCAGGCCACCTTCATGCCCAAGCCGTTCACCGACCAGCCCGGCAGCGGGATGCACACGCACCTGTCGCTCTTCGAGGGCGAGCGCAACGCGTTCCACGACGCCAGCGACCCGATGAAGCTGTCCAAGGTGGCCCGCGCGTTCATCGCCGGCCTGCTGGTGCACGCCCGCGAATACACCGCCGTGACCAACCAGTGGGTCAACTCCTACAAGCGGCTGTTCCCGCAGGCACTGCCAGACCGGATCACCGAATCACCGGCGTACGTGTGCTGGGGTCACCTCAACCGCTCCGCGCTGGTCCGGGTCCCGGCCTACGGCAAGCCCAACTCGGCCCGGGTCGAGGTGCGGTCGATCGACTCGGCGGCCAACCCCTACCTGGCCTTCGCGATCATGCTGGGCGCCGGCCTCAAGGGCATCGAAGAGGGCTACGAGCTGCCGCCGGGCGCCGAAGACGATGTGTGGGCACTGTCCAACGCGGAGCGCCGCGCGGCCGGCTACGAGACGCTGCCGGAAAACCTGTCCGAGGCGATCGACGTGATGGCCGGCTCGGAGTTGGTGGCCGAAGTGCTCGGCGAGCACGTCTTCGACTACTTCCTGCGCAACAAGCGGGCCGAGTGGGAGCAATACCGCCGCGAGGTCACCCCCTACGAGCGGGAGCGCTACCTCGGCGCCCTCTAG
- a CDS encoding NAD+ synthase, with amino-acid sequence MPTLRIALAQVNPTVGDLTGNAGIVRSTTRAARDAGARLVVFPEMMLTGYPVEDLVFRQSFVAASRAALERLAADLDGDGLGDTPVAVGFLDADGPPAVNSPTDPSAGARNALAVLHRGRVVARYFKHHLPNYGVFDEDRYFVPGNTLVVVRIDGIDVALTICEDMWQVGGPFAAARRAGVGLVLTVNGSPFELHKDDTRLALVRRRAAEADATIAYLNMVGGQDELVFDGDSMIVAPGGEVLARAPQLAEHLLIHDLDLPLGLLPPPPSTPALAAHSKAELVGDEMGIERVHVSDPHPALPATPLQGGLAGRLSDEAEVWNALVLGLGDYVRKNGFRQVALGLSGGIDSSVVAAIAVDAIGPDAVIGVSMPSQHSSAHSREDAAELAKRTGLEYRVHEIQPMVDTFLTGMSLSGLALENLQARVRGVILMSISNQEGPLVLTTGNKSELAVGYSTLYGDSVGGFNPLKDVPKTLVWKLARWRNDEALRTGEEPPIPERSIEKPPSAELRPGQLDSDSLPDYDELDSMLLSYVDGDQGRADLVAAGHEPEVVDRVLHLVDLAEYKRRQSAPGTKISIKAFGRDRRLPITNRWRETG; translated from the coding sequence ATGCCCACGCTGCGCATAGCGCTCGCCCAGGTCAATCCGACCGTCGGCGACCTCACCGGCAACGCCGGCATCGTCCGGTCCACGACCCGCGCCGCCCGCGACGCCGGCGCGCGTCTCGTGGTGTTCCCGGAGATGATGCTCACCGGCTACCCGGTCGAGGATCTGGTCTTCCGCCAGTCGTTCGTCGCCGCCTCCCGGGCCGCGCTGGAGCGGCTGGCAGCCGATCTCGACGGCGACGGGCTGGGCGATACCCCCGTCGCGGTGGGCTTCCTCGACGCCGACGGCCCGCCCGCGGTCAACTCGCCGACCGACCCGTCGGCCGGCGCCCGCAACGCGCTCGCGGTCCTGCACCGGGGCCGGGTCGTGGCCCGCTACTTCAAGCACCACCTGCCCAACTACGGCGTCTTCGACGAAGACCGCTACTTCGTGCCCGGCAACACCCTGGTCGTGGTCCGGATCGACGGCATCGACGTGGCGCTGACCATCTGCGAGGACATGTGGCAGGTCGGCGGCCCGTTCGCGGCCGCCCGGCGGGCCGGGGTGGGCCTGGTGCTCACCGTCAACGGCAGCCCGTTCGAGCTGCACAAGGACGACACCCGGCTGGCCCTGGTCCGCCGCCGGGCGGCCGAGGCCGACGCGACGATCGCCTACCTCAACATGGTCGGCGGCCAGGACGAGCTGGTCTTCGACGGCGACTCCATGATCGTCGCCCCCGGCGGCGAGGTGCTGGCCCGCGCGCCGCAACTCGCCGAGCACCTGCTCATCCACGACCTCGACCTGCCGCTCGGCCTGCTCCCGCCGCCACCGTCGACGCCGGCGCTGGCCGCGCACAGCAAGGCCGAGCTGGTCGGCGACGAGATGGGCATCGAGCGGGTGCACGTCTCCGACCCGCACCCGGCGCTACCGGCGACCCCGCTCCAGGGCGGCCTAGCCGGGCGACTCTCCGACGAGGCCGAGGTCTGGAATGCCCTGGTGCTGGGCCTGGGCGACTACGTGCGCAAGAACGGCTTCCGGCAGGTCGCGCTCGGCCTCTCGGGCGGCATCGACTCGTCGGTGGTGGCGGCGATCGCGGTCGACGCGATCGGCCCCGACGCGGTGATCGGCGTCTCGATGCCCAGCCAACACTCGTCGGCACACTCCCGCGAAGACGCGGCCGAGCTGGCGAAGCGCACCGGCCTGGAATACCGCGTCCACGAGATCCAGCCGATGGTCGACACGTTCCTGACCGGGATGTCACTCTCGGGCCTGGCCCTGGAAAACCTGCAAGCCCGCGTCCGCGGCGTGATCCTGATGTCGATCTCCAACCAGGAGGGCCCGCTGGTCCTGACCACCGGCAACAAGAGCGAGCTGGCGGTCGGCTACTCCACCCTCTACGGCGACTCGGTTGGCGGCTTCAACCCGCTCAAGGACGTGCCGAAGACGCTGGTCTGGAAACTCGCCCGGTGGCGCAACGACGAGGCCCTGCGCACGGGCGAGGAACCACCGATCCCCGAGCGTTCGATAGAGAAGCCGCCGAGCGCGGAGCTACGCCCCGGTCAGCTCGACAGCGACTCGCTGCCCGACTACGACGAACTCGACTCGATGCTGCTGTCCTACGTCGACGGCGACCAGGGCCGCGCCGACCTGGTGGCGGCGGGCCACGAACCAGAGGTCGTCGACCGCGTCCTACACCTGGTCGACCTGGCCGAATACAAACGCCGCCAGTCGGCACCCGGCACCAAGATCTCCATCAAGGCCTTCGGCCGCGACCGCCGCCTCCCCATCACCAACCGCTGGCGCGAAACCGGCTGA
- the panB gene encoding 3-methyl-2-oxobutanoate hydroxymethyltransferase, which translates to MSEQPSLYGGPPNRRVRTRELIAAKERGEKWPMLTAYDQYTAAIFDEVGIPVLLVGDSAANNVFGYETTVPVTAEELLPLVRAVVRATKRALVVGDLPFGSYEEGPTQALRTAVRFMKEGGCHAVKLEGGRRTAAQIEAITSAGIPVMAHIGFTPQSEHAIGGYRVQGRGDAADEVIADAHAVAEAGAFAIVLEMVPAHVAKRITNEIAVPTIGIGAGPETDAQVLVWQDMAGMRTGKLPRFVKRYADLHGVLRDAAAQFGDEVRGGQFPTSEQSF; encoded by the coding sequence ATGTCTGAGCAACCGTCCCTCTACGGCGGGCCCCCCAACCGCCGGGTTCGCACGCGTGAGCTGATCGCCGCCAAAGAGCGTGGCGAGAAGTGGCCCATGCTGACCGCCTACGACCAATACACCGCGGCGATCTTCGATGAGGTGGGCATTCCGGTGCTGCTCGTCGGTGACTCGGCCGCCAACAACGTGTTCGGCTACGAGACCACCGTGCCGGTGACCGCTGAGGAGCTGCTGCCTCTCGTCCGGGCCGTGGTGCGGGCCACAAAGCGCGCTCTCGTCGTGGGTGACCTGCCCTTCGGCTCCTACGAGGAAGGGCCGACCCAGGCCCTGCGCACCGCCGTGCGGTTCATGAAGGAAGGCGGCTGCCACGCCGTCAAGCTCGAGGGCGGGCGGCGCACCGCGGCGCAGATCGAGGCGATCACCTCGGCCGGCATCCCCGTGATGGCGCACATCGGGTTCACGCCGCAGAGCGAGCACGCGATCGGCGGCTACCGGGTCCAGGGCCGGGGTGACGCGGCCGACGAGGTGATCGCCGACGCGCACGCGGTCGCCGAGGCCGGGGCGTTCGCCATCGTGCTGGAGATGGTGCCGGCACACGTCGCCAAGCGGATCACCAACGAGATCGCCGTGCCGACCATCGGCATCGGTGCGGGGCCCGAGACCGACGCCCAGGTGCTGGTCTGGCAGGACATGGCCGGGATGCGCACCGGCAAGCTGCCGCGCTTCGTGAAGCGCTACGCCGACCTGCACGGCGTGCTGCGCGACGCCGCGGCGCAGTTCGGCGACGAGGTGCGCGGCGGGCAGTTCCCGACCTCAGAGCAGAGCTTCTGA
- a CDS encoding helical backbone metal receptor, translating to MTRPPRRVVSLVPSLTEAVALTVPDVLVGATDWCVEPAGLDVLRVGGTKYPDLSQVRAAVPDLVLANAEENRREDVEALRASGVPVWVTYPRTLDAALSSLARLLAALGGADPPWLRSAREAWSEPFTGVRRRALIPVWRRPWVVLGADTFAGDVLARLGVDNVYATAPERYPRPPLAELRAAGADLLVLPDEPYAFSASDGPSAFPGLPYALISGRHLTWYGPSLASARAVLSEALL from the coding sequence CTGACGCGGCCGCCGCGCCGGGTGGTCTCGCTGGTGCCGTCGCTCACCGAGGCGGTCGCCCTGACCGTGCCAGACGTGCTGGTGGGCGCCACCGACTGGTGTGTGGAGCCGGCCGGCCTCGACGTGCTCCGGGTCGGCGGCACGAAATATCCGGACCTCTCCCAGGTCAGGGCCGCCGTACCCGATCTCGTGTTGGCCAATGCCGAGGAGAACCGCCGGGAAGACGTCGAGGCCCTGCGGGCGTCGGGCGTGCCGGTCTGGGTGACCTATCCGAGGACCCTGGACGCGGCGCTGTCCTCGCTGGCGCGGTTGCTGGCGGCCTTGGGCGGGGCCGACCCGCCGTGGTTGCGGTCCGCGCGAGAGGCCTGGTCAGAGCCTTTCACGGGGGTACGCCGCCGCGCGCTCATCCCGGTCTGGCGGCGCCCCTGGGTGGTGCTCGGCGCCGACACGTTCGCCGGCGACGTGCTCGCCCGGCTCGGCGTCGACAACGTCTACGCGACGGCGCCGGAGCGGTATCCGCGCCCGCCGCTGGCCGAGTTGCGGGCGGCGGGCGCGGACCTACTGGTGCTGCCGGACGAGCCCTACGCGTTCAGCGCCTCGGACGGGCCATCGGCGTTTCCGGGCCTTCCGTACGCGCTGATCAGCGGTCGGCACCTGACCTGGTATGGACCATCGCTGGCCTCGGCGCGCGCGGTGCTGTCAGAAGCTCTGCTCTGA
- the npdG gene encoding NADPH-dependent F420 reductase → MAYDPSALPDVSALSVAIIGGTGDQGRGLAYRLACAGQRVLIGSRQAARATASAEEISALPGVTRPVEGGANADVAAAADLTIIAVPWAGHRDTVSALRKPLAGKLVVDCVNPIGFDSHGPFPLLVDEGSAVQQAAALLPESTVAAAFNHVSAPLLADPAVESMDLDVMICTEDRHLAGVVAALAARIPGMRGIYAGRLRNAHQVEALTANLIAINRRYKAHAGFRVTDV, encoded by the coding sequence ATGGCCTACGACCCCAGCGCGCTGCCCGACGTTTCCGCCTTGTCGGTCGCCATCATCGGCGGCACCGGCGACCAGGGCAGGGGCCTGGCCTACCGGCTCGCGTGTGCGGGTCAGCGGGTGCTGATCGGCTCCCGCCAGGCGGCCCGGGCGACCGCCTCGGCCGAGGAGATCTCCGCGCTGCCGGGCGTCACCCGCCCGGTCGAGGGCGGCGCCAACGCCGACGTGGCCGCCGCCGCCGACCTCACGATCATCGCGGTGCCGTGGGCCGGCCACCGCGACACCGTGTCCGCGCTGCGCAAGCCGCTGGCCGGCAAGCTGGTCGTCGACTGCGTCAACCCGATCGGCTTCGACAGCCACGGCCCGTTCCCGCTGCTGGTCGACGAGGGCAGCGCCGTCCAGCAGGCGGCCGCGCTGCTGCCCGAGTCGACGGTCGCGGCCGCGTTCAACCACGTGAGCGCGCCGCTGCTGGCCGACCCGGCGGTCGAGTCGATGGACCTCGACGTGATGATCTGCACCGAAGACCGGCACCTGGCCGGCGTCGTCGCGGCGCTGGCGGCGCGGATCCCCGGGATGCGCGGCATCTACGCCGGCCGGTTGCGCAACGCGCACCAGGTCGAGGCGCTGACCGCCAACCTGATCGCGATCAACCGGCGCTACAAGGCGCACGCCGGGTTCCGGGTGACCGACGTCTGA
- a CDS encoding RNB domain-containing ribonuclease translates to MVTRRVRAPHFDFAALRRELDLPDRFPPEAQREAEDAAAAPLPDRPDRTDIPFVTIDPVGSRDLDQAMCLTRRPGGYRVHYAIADVAAFVRPGGALEAETWRRGQTIYLPDGNIPLHPVALSEGAASLLPERTRAAVLWTIDLDADGGTTGVTLERALVRSRQQLDYDTVQGQFAAGTAAEPIALLPEIGALLTERGLDRGAINLPLPEQEIEPDGDGYRLVLRAPLPSEGHNAQISLLTGVAAAGIMLAGRIGLLRTMPAPDPEAVGRLRTAADALGIPWPDGAAVGRVIAGVDAADPRGAAFLDQAAELMRGAGYTAFDGAPPEQPGHGGVGAPYAHVTAPLRRLADRYATEVCLALTAGVRVPEWAREALPKLPKTMTGTDRVSNAAARGAVDLTEAVLLRDRVGETFDAAVTDVDSPRRTAPAPAAPNGREPGGTVALDDPPVRARCTGDLPLGERVRVTLVTADPVKRTVLFTRK, encoded by the coding sequence GTGGTGACCCGACGAGTCCGAGCGCCCCACTTCGACTTCGCCGCGCTGCGTCGCGAGCTGGACCTGCCCGACAGGTTCCCGCCCGAGGCGCAGCGCGAGGCGGAAGACGCCGCCGCGGCACCGCTGCCGGACCGGCCCGACCGCACCGACATCCCGTTCGTCACGATCGACCCGGTCGGGTCCCGCGACCTCGACCAGGCGATGTGCCTGACCCGCCGCCCGGGCGGCTATCGCGTCCACTACGCGATCGCCGACGTGGCGGCGTTCGTGCGTCCGGGTGGCGCGCTCGAGGCGGAGACCTGGCGCCGCGGCCAGACCATCTACCTGCCCGACGGCAACATCCCGCTGCACCCGGTCGCGCTCAGCGAGGGCGCCGCGAGCCTGCTGCCGGAGCGCACCCGCGCCGCCGTGCTGTGGACCATCGACCTCGACGCCGACGGCGGCACCACCGGCGTCACGCTGGAGCGGGCCCTGGTGCGCAGCCGCCAGCAGCTCGACTACGACACCGTGCAGGGCCAGTTCGCCGCCGGCACCGCGGCCGAGCCGATCGCCCTGCTGCCCGAGATCGGCGCCCTGCTCACCGAGCGCGGCCTCGACCGGGGCGCGATCAACCTGCCGCTGCCCGAACAGGAGATCGAACCCGACGGTGACGGCTACCGGCTGGTGCTCCGCGCCCCGCTGCCGAGCGAGGGCCACAACGCGCAGATCTCGCTGCTGACCGGGGTGGCCGCCGCGGGCATCATGCTCGCCGGCCGGATCGGCCTGCTCCGCACGATGCCGGCGCCGGATCCCGAGGCCGTCGGCCGCCTGCGCACCGCGGCAGACGCGCTGGGCATCCCGTGGCCCGACGGCGCGGCGGTGGGCCGGGTGATCGCCGGCGTCGACGCGGCCGACCCGCGCGGCGCCGCCTTCCTCGACCAGGCGGCCGAGCTCATGCGCGGTGCCGGCTACACCGCGTTCGATGGCGCCCCGCCGGAGCAGCCCGGGCACGGCGGCGTAGGGGCGCCGTACGCCCACGTGACGGCCCCGCTGCGCCGGCTGGCCGACCGCTATGCCACGGAGGTCTGTCTGGCCCTCACCGCCGGCGTCAGAGTGCCAGAGTGGGCCCGGGAGGCGCTGCCGAAGCTGCCGAAGACGATGACCGGCACCGACCGGGTGTCGAACGCGGCCGCCCGGGGCGCCGTCGACCTGACGGAGGCCGTGTTGCTGCGGGACCGGGTCGGCGAGACGTTCGACGCCGCGGTGACCGACGTCGACAGCCCGCGCCGCACCGCGCCCGCCCCGGCCGCGCCGAACGGCCGCGAGCCGGGCGGCACCGTCGCGCTCGACGACCCGCCGGTCCGCGCCCGCTGCACCGGCGACCTCCCGCTCGGCGAGCGGGTCCGGGTGACCCTGGTCACCGCCGACCCGGTGAAACGGACGGTGCTGTTCACCCGGAAGTGA